A region from the Colwellia sp. PAMC 21821 genome encodes:
- a CDS encoding adenylosuccinate synthase, protein MGKNVVVLGTQWGDEGKGKVVDLLTDKAKYVVRYQGGHNAGHTLVINGEKTVLHLIPSGVLRDNVKCLIGNGVVLCPKALMTEMAMLEERGVPVRERLLISDACPLILPYHNALDAAREKARGSKAIGTTGRGIGPAYEDKAARRGLRVGDLFCAESFAVKLKEIMEYHNFVLTEYYKAEPVSYEEVLSDAMAVAEVIKGMVADISEMLDQARKAGESIMFEGAQGTLLDIDHGTYPYVTSSNTTVGGVATGSGFGPLYLDYVLGITKAYTTRVGSGPFPTELDDEVGHHLGTVGHEFGATTGRERRCGWFDAVAMHRAVQVNSISGFCLTKLDVLDGLKTLKICTGYKTAEGDIITVPPTAAEGYEKITPVYEKMPGWSETTVGATSIDALPANAIAYIKRIEEITGVPVDIISTGPDRVETMILVNPFDE, encoded by the coding sequence ATGGGTAAAAACGTCGTAGTTCTAGGCACCCAATGGGGTGACGAAGGTAAAGGTAAAGTCGTCGACTTACTTACTGATAAAGCAAAATATGTAGTGCGCTATCAAGGTGGCCACAATGCGGGTCATACACTAGTCATTAACGGTGAAAAAACCGTTTTACACCTTATTCCATCTGGCGTATTACGTGATAACGTAAAATGTTTAATTGGTAACGGTGTTGTTCTTTGTCCAAAAGCACTTATGACAGAAATGGCAATGTTAGAAGAACGTGGCGTACCAGTACGTGAGCGTCTTTTAATTAGCGATGCATGTCCGTTAATTCTTCCTTACCATAATGCATTAGATGCAGCTCGTGAAAAAGCGCGTGGTAGCAAAGCTATTGGTACTACCGGTCGAGGTATTGGTCCAGCTTATGAAGACAAAGCTGCTCGCCGTGGTTTACGTGTTGGTGATTTATTTTGCGCAGAGTCATTTGCGGTGAAATTAAAAGAAATTATGGAATACCATAACTTCGTATTAACCGAATACTACAAAGCTGAGCCAGTAAGCTACGAAGAAGTACTTAGTGATGCTATGGCCGTTGCCGAAGTCATTAAAGGCATGGTGGCTGATATCTCAGAAATGCTAGATCAAGCGCGTAAAGCGGGCGAATCTATCATGTTTGAAGGTGCTCAAGGTACATTGCTTGATATCGATCACGGTACTTACCCATATGTAACGTCGTCAAATACAACTGTTGGTGGCGTTGCGACCGGTAGTGGTTTTGGTCCTCTTTACTTAGATTATGTACTTGGTATCACTAAAGCATACACGACACGTGTTGGTTCGGGTCCATTCCCTACTGAATTAGATGACGAAGTGGGTCATCACTTAGGTACTGTAGGCCATGAATTTGGTGCTACAACTGGCCGTGAACGTCGTTGTGGTTGGTTTGACGCCGTTGCCATGCATCGTGCCGTACAAGTAAATAGCATAAGTGGTTTTTGTTTAACTAAGCTAGACGTTTTAGATGGCTTGAAAACATTAAAAATATGTACAGGCTACAAAACAGCTGAAGGCGACATTATTACTGTGCCACCAACAGCCGCTGAAGGTTATGAAAAAATTACCCCAGTGTATGAAAAAATGCCAGGTTGGAGCGAAACAACTGTGGGCGCAACTTCTATTGATGCATTACCAGCCAATG
- a CDS encoding DUF2065 domain-containing protein: MLYTLIMAVAIALIIEGLIPALFPNKWRAYVLKLANEPVSTIRQIGVFLIVIGAILFWAVN, translated from the coding sequence ATGTTATATACGCTGATAATGGCAGTCGCTATTGCGTTAATTATTGAAGGGCTGATCCCGGCACTTTTCCCCAATAAATGGCGCGCTTATGTTTTAAAATTAGCCAATGAACCTGTGAGTACTATCCGGCAAATTGGTGTTTTTTTAATCGTGATTGGAGCAATTCTATTTTGGGCAGTAAATTAA